The Candidatus Microthrix subdominans genome includes a window with the following:
- the ygiD gene encoding 4,5-DOPA dioxygenase extradiol, whose amino-acid sequence MDGEQRRAAAAFVGHGSPMNALERNRFTDGWRALATHIPEPWAVVVISAHWYTNATAVTAMARPRTIHDFYGFPDELFAFDYPAPGAPGVAEEVADVVKPRWVGLDRDSWGLDHGTWSVLAHMFPSADVPVVQLSINALEPLDYHVDIGRRLAGLRDSNVLVLGSGNVVHNLPSIAWDQPDGAFDWNRRFADAAREVLHDAPGDVLRLVEHPDFERAVPTPDHFIPLLYVAALAAEAGEPAVRLIDGSAYGSLSMACYGVGVSGPLAGDTAAGGAAMPDPTDVPAEQTNL is encoded by the coding sequence ATGGACGGGGAGCAGCGACGGGCGGCAGCTGCGTTCGTGGGGCACGGCAGTCCGATGAACGCATTGGAACGCAACCGGTTCACGGATGGCTGGCGCGCCCTCGCTACCCACATCCCCGAGCCGTGGGCGGTTGTTGTCATCTCGGCCCACTGGTACACAAACGCCACGGCCGTCACCGCCATGGCCAGGCCTCGGACGATTCACGATTTTTACGGCTTCCCCGACGAGCTGTTCGCGTTCGACTATCCGGCCCCGGGTGCGCCGGGCGTTGCGGAGGAGGTCGCCGACGTGGTGAAGCCTCGATGGGTTGGTCTGGACAGGGACAGCTGGGGCCTCGACCACGGCACCTGGTCGGTGCTTGCCCACATGTTCCCGAGCGCCGACGTGCCGGTGGTGCAACTGTCCATCAACGCACTGGAGCCACTCGACTACCACGTCGATATTGGTCGCCGTCTGGCCGGACTGCGAGACAGCAACGTTCTCGTGCTCGGCAGCGGCAACGTCGTGCACAATCTGCCGAGCATCGCTTGGGACCAGCCCGACGGAGCCTTCGACTGGAACCGGCGCTTCGCTGACGCCGCTCGGGAGGTGCTGCACGACGCCCCCGGCGACGTGCTTCGCCTGGTCGAGCACCCGGACTTTGAGCGCGCCGTGCCAACACCCGACCACTTCATTCCGCTCCTCTACGTCGCAGCTCTTGCAGCCGAAGCCGGCGAGCCTGCGGTCAGACTCATCGATGGCTCCGCGTACGGGTCACTATCCATGGCCTGTTACGGCGTTGGCGTTTCCGGCCCGCTGGCCGGTGACACGGCGGCAGGTGGCGCGGCGATGCCGGATCCCACTGACGTACCCGCCGAGCAGACGAACCTCTGA